The Rhodococcus triatomae genome includes a window with the following:
- the ilvD gene encoding dihydroxy-acid dehydratase, which translates to MNTEHDHDIKPRSRDVTDGLEKTAARGMLRAVGMGDEDWGKSQIGVASSWNEITPCNLSLDRLAKAVKDGVHAAGGYPLEFGTISVSDGISMGHEGMHFSLVSREVIADSVETVMQAERLDGSVLLAGCDKSLPGMLMAAARLDLASVFLYAGSTLPGIAKLADGSERQVTIIDAFEAVGACSRGLMSREDVDTIERVICPAEGACGGMYTANTMASAAEALGMSLPGSAAPPASDRRRDGFARRSGEAVVELLRRGITTSDILTKESFENAIAVVMAFGGSTNAVLHLLAIAHEIDVDLTLDDFARIGGQVPHLADVKPFGAHVMTDVDRIGGVPVIMKALLDAGLLHGDCLTVTGRTMAENLADIAPPDPDGKVLRALSSPIHPTGGITILKGTLAPGGAVVKSAGFDSHVFEGRARVFDGERAAMDALENGTITHGDVVVIRYEGPKGGPGMREMLAITAAIKGAGLGKDVLLLTDGRFSGGTTGLCVGHVAPEAVDGGPIAFVRDGDTIRLNVADGTLDVLVDEKELTARGQGWAPLPPRYTRGVLSKYVKLVGSASQGAVCG; encoded by the coding sequence ATGAACACCGAACACGACCACGACATCAAACCGCGCAGTCGCGACGTCACCGACGGTCTCGAGAAGACCGCTGCCCGCGGAATGCTCAGGGCAGTGGGGATGGGCGACGAGGACTGGGGCAAGTCCCAGATCGGGGTCGCGTCGTCGTGGAACGAGATCACCCCCTGCAACCTGTCGCTCGATCGACTCGCGAAGGCGGTCAAGGACGGCGTGCACGCGGCGGGCGGTTACCCGCTCGAGTTCGGCACGATTTCGGTGTCCGACGGCATTTCGATGGGACACGAGGGGATGCATTTCTCCCTCGTGTCCCGTGAGGTGATCGCCGACAGCGTCGAGACGGTGATGCAGGCGGAGCGACTCGACGGCTCCGTCCTGCTCGCGGGATGCGACAAGTCCCTTCCCGGAATGCTCATGGCAGCAGCTCGTCTGGATCTCGCGAGCGTGTTCCTGTATGCCGGGTCCACCCTCCCCGGCATCGCGAAACTGGCGGACGGAAGCGAGCGGCAGGTCACGATCATCGACGCGTTCGAGGCCGTCGGTGCCTGCTCGCGCGGGTTGATGAGCCGAGAAGACGTGGACACGATCGAGCGGGTGATCTGCCCGGCCGAGGGCGCCTGCGGCGGCATGTACACCGCGAACACGATGGCGAGCGCGGCCGAGGCACTGGGCATGTCGCTCCCCGGCAGCGCGGCACCACCCGCCTCCGACCGTCGCCGGGACGGGTTCGCCCGGCGTAGCGGCGAGGCGGTCGTCGAACTCCTGCGTCGGGGGATCACCACCTCCGACATCCTCACGAAGGAGTCGTTCGAGAACGCGATCGCGGTGGTGATGGCGTTCGGTGGTTCCACCAACGCCGTGCTGCACCTGCTCGCCATCGCCCACGAGATCGACGTGGACCTCACTCTCGACGACTTCGCCCGTATCGGCGGGCAAGTGCCGCACCTCGCCGACGTCAAGCCCTTCGGTGCCCACGTGATGACGGATGTGGACCGGATCGGCGGGGTGCCGGTGATCATGAAGGCCCTCCTCGACGCCGGTCTGCTCCACGGCGACTGCCTCACCGTCACGGGCCGGACCATGGCCGAGAACCTCGCCGACATCGCACCCCCGGACCCGGATGGAAAGGTGTTGCGGGCGTTGAGCTCACCGATCCATCCGACGGGCGGGATCACGATCTTGAAGGGCACCCTGGCCCCCGGCGGCGCTGTCGTGAAGTCGGCGGGATTCGACTCGCACGTCTTCGAGGGGCGCGCCCGGGTCTTCGACGGTGAGCGTGCCGCGATGGACGCACTCGAGAACGGCACGATCACACACGGCGACGTCGTCGTGATCCGGTACGAGGGCCCGAAGGGTGGCCCCGGTATGCGGGAGATGCTCGCGATCACCGCGGCGATCAAGGGCGCCGGCCTGGGCAAGGACGTCCTCCTCCTCACCGACGGCCGGTTCTCCGGCGGTACCACCGGCCTGTGTGTGGGTCACGTCGCACCGGAGGCCGTCGACGGCGGCCCGATCGCATTCGTCCGCGACGGCGACACGATCCGGTTGAACGTCGCCGACGGAACCCTCGACGTCCTGGTCGACGAGAAGGAGCTCACCGCGCGCGGGCAGGGCTGGGCGCCGCTGCCCCCGCGCTACACGCGGGGCGTGCTCTCCAAGTACGTCAAGCTGGTCGGATCCGCCTCCCAGGGAGCCGTCTGCGGATAG
- a CDS encoding TIGR03086 family metal-binding protein has product MDFDWISLQRTARDEFGARVAMIVQWSGPTPDTDWTVTDLVRHVVVEQQWVPPLLAGKTVDQARSDVASLHGDLRAEWNRYAHAASLAWEETDLQAPVHLSFGTFPVEYYLRQQTSDIAVHAWDLARAVGADERLDPTLVEAVWRELDGQRDMLADSGLFGDPVPVEDDAPLQDRLLALTGRNPR; this is encoded by the coding sequence ATGGACTTCGACTGGATCAGTCTCCAGCGCACCGCCCGCGACGAGTTCGGGGCCCGAGTCGCGATGATCGTCCAGTGGAGCGGCCCGACACCGGACACCGACTGGACCGTCACCGACCTGGTGCGGCATGTCGTCGTCGAGCAGCAGTGGGTGCCACCGCTACTGGCCGGAAAGACCGTCGACCAGGCCCGTTCGGACGTGGCGTCGCTGCACGGCGACCTGCGGGCGGAATGGAACCGATATGCGCACGCCGCATCGCTGGCGTGGGAGGAGACCGACCTCCAGGCGCCCGTGCACCTGTCGTTCGGCACCTTCCCGGTGGAGTACTACCTCCGGCAGCAGACCTCGGACATCGCCGTGCACGCCTGGGACCTGGCCCGCGCCGTCGGCGCCGACGAACGGCTGGACCCCACGCTCGTGGAGGCGGTGTGGCGCGAGCTCGACGGCCAGCGGGACATGCTCGCCGACAGTGGCCTCTTCGGCGATCCGGTGCCGGTCGAGGACGACGCACCACTCCAGGATCGACTCCTCGCGCTCACCGGCCGAAATCCACGCTGA
- a CDS encoding TetR/AcrR family transcriptional regulator: MVDEDPRRARSRTRLLDAATRLLAEGGTDAVTIDAVTHEAGVARATLYRHFASGTELVAAAFARLVPPAPVVPETGDLRSRLVELLVGQARLIENAPMHVTAMCWLGLGPALGDYSSAAASESGGGESSAADRRELRTLRRTVVEQYREAFDRILRTPEGLEVLGEHDYDLALAQLIGPLVFTRLATLSPLGREACEEIVDDFLAARRMREGGRRVR, translated from the coding sequence ATGGTCGACGAGGATCCACGGCGGGCGCGTTCGCGGACCCGGCTGCTCGATGCGGCGACCCGGCTGCTGGCCGAGGGCGGGACGGATGCGGTGACGATCGACGCCGTGACCCACGAGGCCGGCGTCGCCCGGGCCACCCTCTACCGGCACTTCGCCAGTGGGACCGAGCTCGTCGCGGCGGCGTTCGCCCGTCTGGTGCCGCCCGCGCCGGTCGTTCCCGAGACCGGTGATCTACGGTCGCGGCTGGTGGAACTCCTCGTCGGGCAGGCGCGGCTCATCGAGAACGCGCCGATGCACGTCACCGCGATGTGCTGGCTGGGGCTCGGACCGGCACTCGGTGACTATTCGAGCGCCGCGGCGTCCGAGTCGGGTGGTGGGGAGTCGAGCGCGGCCGACCGGCGCGAACTGCGCACGTTGCGCCGCACGGTGGTCGAGCAGTACCGCGAGGCGTTCGATCGGATCCTGCGCACCCCGGAGGGGCTCGAGGTGCTCGGCGAACACGACTACGACCTGGCGCTCGCCCAGCTGATCGGCCCCCTGGTGTTCACCCGGCTGGCCACCCTGTCCCCGCTGGGACGCGAGGCGTGCGAGGAGATCGTCGACGACTTCCTCGCGGCGCGCCGGATGCGCGAGGGCGGTCGCAGGGTGCGGTAG
- a CDS encoding acyl-CoA thioesterase, whose product MTEIIAPTHPFDSAIDLTPAEDGVFAGHTSAAFANMVGPFGGITAATLLRAVQQHPDRLGDPLSLTVNYAGPVAEGAFEITARATRTNRTTQHWSLELTQAGVLTTTATAVFGIRRETWESTESEMPRVPAPDAVEPSPFPEFIAWARNYDMRFVEGAVPNEDSGENPDSTSTLWVRPTPARSLDYPALAALADVFFPRVFLRRGRYMPAGTVSLTVYFHGNPEALATQADEPLLGTARTGRFGNGYFDQSAELWGRDGALLATSHQLVYFKD is encoded by the coding sequence ATGACCGAGATCATCGCCCCGACCCACCCGTTCGACTCGGCGATCGATCTCACCCCGGCAGAGGACGGGGTCTTCGCCGGCCACACCTCGGCGGCGTTCGCGAACATGGTGGGCCCCTTCGGCGGCATCACGGCCGCCACCCTGCTGCGCGCCGTCCAGCAACACCCCGACCGGCTCGGCGATCCACTCTCGCTGACGGTCAACTACGCGGGACCCGTCGCCGAGGGCGCATTCGAGATCACGGCGCGCGCCACCCGCACCAATCGCACCACCCAGCACTGGTCGCTGGAACTGACGCAGGCCGGTGTCCTCACCACCACCGCGACGGCGGTGTTCGGCATCCGCCGCGAGACGTGGGAATCGACCGAGTCGGAGATGCCACGCGTTCCGGCCCCCGACGCCGTCGAACCCTCGCCGTTCCCGGAGTTCATCGCCTGGGCCCGCAACTACGACATGCGGTTCGTCGAAGGCGCTGTGCCGAACGAGGACTCGGGCGAGAATCCGGATTCGACGTCGACCCTGTGGGTGCGCCCCACCCCGGCCCGCTCGTTGGACTACCCGGCCCTGGCCGCACTGGCGGACGTGTTCTTCCCCCGCGTGTTCCTGCGCCGCGGCCGGTACATGCCCGCCGGCACCGTCTCGCTCACCGTGTACTTCCACGGCAATCCGGAGGCGCTCGCCACCCAGGCGGACGAGCCCCTCCTCGGCACTGCCAGGACCGGACGATTCGGCAACGGGTACTTCGACCAGTCCGCCGAACTGTGGGGCCGCGACGGGGCACTGCTCGCCACGTCGCACCAGCTCGTCTACTTCAAGGACTGA
- a CDS encoding S1 family peptidase yields the protein MLSRHVFRWVATVIGATALVFGGMAGGTAVAAPAPAVLGGGSGIVIDDELVCSITTIGHDNAGRLVGLTAGHCGRVGSTVVPEYKPDSGVVGTFVAANYDLDYAVIQFDPAKVVPVNRVGNVTITHVGPPAAFPQIGCKEGRTTGNTCGVVWGDLMQTQETWTQACVVEGDSGSPLVVGTTLVAMVNAYFLYPCIGPEIGTNFDLIMHHMNGSGGPGAGFRPI from the coding sequence ATGCTCAGCAGGCACGTTTTCAGGTGGGTCGCGACCGTCATCGGGGCCACGGCCCTGGTCTTCGGGGGAATGGCGGGTGGAACGGCGGTCGCGGCGCCTGCTCCGGCGGTTCTCGGTGGCGGGTCGGGCATCGTCATCGACGACGAGCTGGTGTGTTCGATCACCACGATCGGTCACGACAACGCGGGTCGCCTCGTCGGGCTGACCGCCGGTCACTGTGGCCGAGTGGGGTCGACGGTCGTTCCGGAGTACAAGCCGGATTCCGGTGTGGTCGGCACCTTCGTCGCCGCGAACTACGACCTGGACTACGCCGTGATCCAGTTCGATCCTGCCAAGGTGGTCCCGGTCAACCGGGTCGGCAACGTGACGATCACGCACGTGGGGCCGCCCGCAGCGTTCCCTCAGATCGGATGCAAGGAGGGGCGGACGACCGGCAACACCTGCGGTGTGGTGTGGGGCGATCTGATGCAGACCCAGGAGACGTGGACTCAGGCCTGTGTGGTCGAGGGTGATTCCGGTTCACCGCTGGTGGTGGGCACGACGCTGGTGGCGATGGTGAACGCCTACTTCCTGTATCCGTGCATCGGTCCGGAGATCGGAACCAATTTCGACCTGATCATGCATCACATGAACGGCAGCGGCGGCCCGGGCGCGGGCTTCCGACCGATCTGA
- a CDS encoding aldo/keto reductase has protein sequence MTVPSASRASAVVDTVPLGDGLVVSAQGYGAMSVAPVYGPVDPAEALATLHHSLDIGVTFLDTANVYGQGASERAVGEILKTRRDEVQLATKFGLVGNIATGRRGIDGSPSHVATYLDESLERLGVDSVDLYYLHRVDPNVPVEDTVGAIAELVQAGKVRHIGLSEATGDELRRAHAVHPIAAIQSEWSIWSRDVENHVVPAAAELGIGFVPYSPVGRGYLAGSYDPAALGESDLRHRFPRFAPDAIPANAKVLEIVRTVAAEAGATPAQVSLAWLYEKGRQLGLPVVPIPGTRFAERVAENARAVDVALTPEQIARLDELADLTVGHRSADPSWVSFGRE, from the coding sequence ATGACTGTTCCTTCCGCTTCCCGCGCTTCCGCCGTCGTCGACACCGTCCCACTCGGCGACGGGCTGGTCGTCAGTGCCCAGGGCTACGGCGCGATGTCCGTCGCCCCGGTCTACGGCCCCGTCGATCCTGCCGAGGCACTCGCGACCCTCCATCACTCCCTCGACATCGGGGTCACCTTCCTCGACACCGCGAACGTCTACGGCCAGGGAGCCAGTGAGCGTGCGGTGGGGGAGATCCTGAAGACGCGTCGTGACGAAGTGCAGTTGGCGACCAAGTTCGGGCTGGTCGGCAACATCGCGACCGGGCGGCGGGGTATCGACGGATCTCCGTCGCACGTCGCGACCTACCTGGACGAGTCGCTCGAACGGCTGGGTGTGGACTCCGTCGATCTGTACTACCTGCATCGGGTGGATCCGAATGTTCCGGTGGAGGACACGGTCGGCGCGATCGCCGAACTCGTCCAGGCGGGCAAGGTGCGCCACATCGGCCTGTCCGAGGCGACCGGTGACGAGCTGCGCCGGGCACATGCCGTGCATCCCATCGCGGCGATCCAGAGCGAGTGGAGCATCTGGAGCCGCGACGTCGAGAACCATGTGGTCCCGGCGGCCGCCGAGCTCGGTATCGGGTTCGTGCCGTACTCGCCGGTCGGACGTGGATACCTGGCGGGCTCGTACGACCCGGCAGCGCTCGGGGAATCCGATCTGCGCCATCGCTTCCCGCGTTTCGCGCCCGACGCGATACCGGCCAATGCGAAGGTTCTCGAGATCGTCCGGACCGTCGCCGCCGAGGCCGGTGCGACTCCCGCGCAGGTCTCGCTCGCGTGGCTCTACGAGAAGGGCAGGCAACTGGGCCTGCCCGTCGTGCCGATTCCGGGCACCCGGTTCGCGGAGCGGGTCGCCGAGAATGCGCGCGCCGTCGATGTCGCACTGACACCGGAGCAGATCGCCCGCCTGGACGAGCTCGCCGACCTGACGGTGGGGCACCGGTCCGCGGACCCGAGCTGGGTGTCGTTCGGGCGGGAGTAG
- a CDS encoding helix-turn-helix domain-containing protein: MSDAADPGAVPASVIHCRLDILLTEREMTLTQLSEIVGVSLVNLSVLKNDRAKAIRFSTLVAICDALDCEVGDLLERRVTGVARDGRR; the protein is encoded by the coding sequence GTGAGTGACGCGGCGGATCCCGGTGCCGTGCCGGCGAGTGTCATCCACTGCAGGCTCGACATCCTGCTGACCGAGCGGGAGATGACCCTGACGCAGTTGAGCGAGATCGTCGGAGTCAGCCTCGTCAACCTCTCGGTCCTCAAGAACGATCGTGCGAAGGCGATTCGGTTCTCGACCCTGGTCGCGATCTGTGACGCGCTCGACTGCGAGGTCGGAGACCTGCTCGAACGGCGTGTCACGGGGGTGGCGCGGGACGGTCGCCGATAA
- a CDS encoding adenylate/guanylate cyclase domain-containing protein encodes MEPRPDEPVRPEFDPHVLGEIQEELEEFLLGGPRKYTQDEIAALAGVPRERADRLWVSMGFAVDADPDARMFTDGDARALRSIVEFVERGVLTPEGEVAAARALGQAMSRIAEWQVSLLSTHILEELAGSGVSEPAQIRAHVHALAAEVIPAVESLQSYVWRRHVASTTGRSVGNPTDEVASRTLVVGFADIVGYTSLTRRLGARDLSDLLERFESVSTTVIAGHQGWVVKTVGDEVMFASENPADAAEIALRLQESVLTDETDPGLRVGLALGPALVRYGDLYGSVVNTAARLTSAARPGAVLVDERMADELAGEPAYLLKQLRPRRVRGIRRLEQFVLRRRP; translated from the coding sequence ATGGAGCCGAGGCCCGACGAGCCCGTGAGGCCGGAGTTCGATCCACACGTTCTCGGCGAGATCCAGGAGGAACTCGAGGAGTTCCTCCTGGGTGGCCCACGCAAGTACACCCAGGACGAGATCGCCGCGCTCGCCGGCGTCCCGCGTGAACGCGCGGACCGCCTGTGGGTCTCGATGGGATTCGCCGTGGACGCCGATCCGGATGCCCGGATGTTCACCGACGGGGACGCGCGGGCACTGCGCTCCATCGTCGAGTTCGTCGAGCGTGGCGTGCTGACCCCCGAGGGAGAAGTGGCCGCGGCGCGGGCGCTGGGGCAGGCGATGTCGCGGATCGCCGAATGGCAGGTGTCCCTGCTCAGTACCCACATCCTCGAGGAGCTGGCGGGATCCGGGGTCTCGGAACCCGCGCAGATCCGCGCGCACGTCCACGCGCTGGCCGCCGAGGTGATCCCCGCCGTCGAATCACTCCAGTCATACGTATGGCGACGCCATGTCGCGTCCACCACGGGCCGCAGCGTCGGAAACCCCACGGACGAGGTCGCCAGCCGCACCCTCGTCGTGGGTTTCGCCGACATCGTCGGGTACACGTCGCTGACTCGGCGGCTCGGGGCCCGCGACCTGTCGGATCTGCTCGAACGCTTCGAATCCGTGTCCACCACCGTCATCGCCGGCCACCAGGGGTGGGTGGTCAAGACGGTCGGCGACGAGGTCATGTTCGCCTCCGAGAACCCTGCCGACGCGGCCGAGATCGCGCTGCGGCTGCAGGAATCGGTCCTCACGGACGAGACCGATCCCGGCCTGCGGGTCGGGCTGGCACTCGGCCCCGCCCTGGTCCGGTACGGCGACCTCTACGGCTCGGTCGTCAACACCGCCGCTCGGCTCACCAGCGCGGCTCGGCCGGGCGCGGTCCTCGTCGACGAACGGATGGCCGACGAACTCGCGGGCGAGCCCGCCTATCTCCTCAAGCAACTGCGTCCCCGCCGCGTGCGCGGTATCCGACGGCTGGAACAGTTCGTCCTGCGCCGACGGCCCTGA
- a CDS encoding DUF2975 domain-containing protein encodes MAESSTSSGILTRSDRWGLVFTVVGGLVVAVAALADAVWEIARILPNKDVAVQVPFVDMRAPLPVGPDGAPVDAVIDTATVQVSGMAGITLVSLILAHIAVAATVLALVGCGVVLCRNLARGIAFSRTNTRMIIASSVIVTAGWFAVAMFGTMGVNGAFAALSDYTYDNVTFAVDWAPVFVALALAVIGMAFQAGERLQKDAEGLV; translated from the coding sequence ATGGCCGAGTCGAGTACGTCGAGCGGGATCCTCACCCGCAGTGACCGGTGGGGGCTCGTGTTCACGGTGGTCGGGGGACTCGTCGTCGCGGTGGCTGCCCTGGCCGACGCGGTGTGGGAGATCGCCCGAATCCTGCCGAACAAGGATGTGGCCGTGCAGGTTCCGTTCGTGGACATGCGGGCACCGCTCCCCGTCGGCCCGGACGGCGCGCCGGTCGACGCCGTCATCGACACGGCGACGGTCCAGGTGTCCGGGATGGCCGGCATCACGCTGGTCTCCCTGATCCTGGCGCACATCGCGGTGGCGGCCACCGTGCTCGCGTTGGTCGGCTGCGGAGTGGTGCTGTGCCGCAACCTGGCCAGGGGAATTGCGTTCAGTCGTACGAATACCCGGATGATCATCGCGTCATCGGTCATCGTGACCGCGGGATGGTTCGCCGTTGCGATGTTCGGCACGATGGGGGTGAACGGGGCATTCGCGGCGCTCAGCGACTACACGTACGACAACGTCACGTTCGCCGTCGACTGGGCCCCGGTCTTCGTGGCGCTCGCGCTCGCCGTCATCGGAATGGCGTTCCAGGCCGGTGAGCGGCTTCAGAAAGACGCCGAGGGGCTCGTGTGA
- a CDS encoding DUF6319 family protein, with product MPPRTRAGASGLTAENLATLAAAIAEGRRSTVYLREAMPSLGLEAGTSAKALSVSGNTVVIRPKGVDDELPFEAEELLASRPKPAAGATPARAASKAGGTKTELAVHQGIEPGPPPAPKPRTSSAAPVAASSAEPPAPRKRAPAKKKAPAAVAVTIHAGADGEWSVAVTPGAKRPAKSTPVTADAVERAVRELGDPATVDAVESILAVARESAAAKVEELSRQLEEARAALEALGAAD from the coding sequence ATGCCGCCCCGCACCCGAGCCGGCGCCTCCGGGCTCACCGCCGAGAACCTCGCGACATTGGCCGCCGCGATCGCCGAGGGGCGCCGGTCCACCGTCTATCTCCGCGAGGCGATGCCGAGTCTCGGTCTCGAGGCGGGCACGTCCGCCAAGGCCCTGTCGGTGTCGGGCAACACGGTGGTGATCCGACCCAAGGGTGTGGACGACGAACTGCCCTTCGAGGCGGAGGAGTTGCTGGCGAGCCGGCCCAAGCCCGCGGCCGGTGCCACCCCTGCACGGGCTGCGTCGAAGGCCGGCGGCACGAAGACCGAACTGGCGGTTCACCAGGGTATCGAGCCGGGGCCGCCGCCCGCCCCGAAGCCGCGTACCTCCTCCGCTGCCCCTGTCGCGGCGTCCTCCGCGGAGCCGCCGGCCCCGCGGAAGCGGGCACCGGCGAAGAAGAAGGCACCCGCCGCGGTGGCGGTGACCATCCACGCGGGTGCCGACGGAGAGTGGAGCGTCGCCGTGACTCCGGGCGCCAAGCGGCCGGCGAAGTCGACACCGGTCACCGCGGATGCGGTCGAACGAGCGGTGCGTGAGCTCGGCGATCCTGCGACGGTGGATGCCGTCGAGTCGATCCTCGCCGTCGCCCGCGAGAGTGCCGCCGCCAAGGTGGAGGAGCTCAGCCGGCAGCTCGAGGAGGCTCGCGCAGCCCTCGAGGCGCTCGGCGCAGCCGATTGA
- a CDS encoding MFS transporter encodes MAQEQAKSTRWTFGQVWMLLVACGGVALVVAAMAALNTALPDLARDTGATQTQLTWIVDGYTLTLAALLLPAGALGDRYGRRGMLIGGLAVFAAANAVPLFEDSPTWIIAARTVAGIGAAFVMPATLSLLTAGFPLAHRGRAVGIWSGVAGSGAIAGLVVSGALLERFAWTSIFAGLALVSAILLIASFTIPSSKDSDATPLDLPGAALISGAVALFVLGTIEAPHRGWLDPIVLALLVGGVLAAGLFALVELRTRQPLLDVRLFANRAFGSGSASLALQFFATLGVFFFTVQYLQLVLDYSPLQSALAMAPIAVPILVLSVLMPLAIPYTGLRVLLATGAAILGVGLLLMTRLDIDSSYAEVAVPLFVAALGIGLCTTPATTAIVANTPDHKQGVASAVNDASREIGSAIGIALAGSILAAGYGRNVQEAVDAVPEPAKEAVHGSLASALQVADMAGPRGAELAEFAREAFLKGMDEASIVLGAVLIASAVGLAFWAPGREPRN; translated from the coding sequence ATGGCACAGGAGCAGGCGAAATCGACCAGATGGACGTTCGGCCAGGTGTGGATGCTGCTCGTCGCGTGCGGCGGGGTGGCACTGGTCGTCGCCGCGATGGCCGCGCTCAACACCGCGCTCCCGGATCTGGCCCGCGACACCGGGGCCACCCAGACGCAACTCACCTGGATCGTCGACGGCTACACGCTCACTCTCGCCGCCCTACTGCTTCCGGCGGGCGCGCTCGGCGACCGGTACGGCAGACGGGGCATGCTCATCGGGGGCTTGGCCGTGTTCGCTGCCGCCAATGCCGTTCCGCTGTTCGAGGATTCACCGACCTGGATCATCGCCGCCCGCACGGTGGCGGGCATCGGGGCGGCATTCGTCATGCCCGCGACGCTGTCACTCCTCACCGCCGGGTTCCCACTCGCCCACCGCGGCCGGGCCGTCGGAATCTGGTCGGGCGTGGCCGGATCCGGAGCCATCGCCGGTCTCGTCGTGTCCGGCGCCCTGCTCGAGAGGTTCGCGTGGACGTCCATTTTCGCCGGTCTGGCCCTGGTCTCCGCGATCCTGCTGATCGCCTCGTTCACGATTCCGTCGTCGAAGGACTCGGATGCGACACCTCTGGATCTCCCCGGCGCGGCGCTGATCTCCGGAGCCGTCGCACTGTTCGTGCTCGGCACCATCGAGGCGCCGCATCGCGGGTGGCTCGACCCGATCGTTCTCGCGTTGCTGGTGGGCGGCGTCCTCGCCGCCGGGCTGTTCGCACTCGTCGAATTGCGTACCAGGCAACCGCTTCTCGACGTCCGGCTGTTCGCCAATCGCGCCTTCGGATCGGGTTCGGCCTCGCTGGCCCTGCAGTTCTTCGCCACGCTGGGCGTCTTCTTCTTCACGGTGCAGTATCTGCAACTGGTCCTCGACTACTCACCACTGCAATCGGCACTGGCCATGGCCCCGATCGCGGTGCCGATCCTGGTGCTGTCGGTCCTCATGCCGCTCGCGATCCCGTACACCGGCCTGCGCGTGCTGCTCGCCACCGGCGCGGCGATCCTCGGTGTCGGGCTGCTCCTGATGACTCGGCTCGACATCGACTCCTCCTACGCCGAGGTGGCGGTGCCGCTCTTCGTCGCCGCCCTCGGCATCGGCCTGTGCACGACGCCGGCCACCACCGCGATCGTGGCGAACACCCCCGACCACAAACAGGGGGTCGCGTCGGCGGTGAACGACGCCTCCCGCGAGATCGGCTCGGCGATCGGAATCGCCCTGGCAGGCAGCATCCTGGCCGCGGGCTACGGCCGCAACGTCCAGGAGGCCGTCGACGCCGTGCCCGAGCCGGCCAAGGAAGCGGTGCACGGATCACTCGCATCCGCGCTCCAAGTCGCGGACATGGCGGGCCCGCGGGGCGCAGAACTGGCGGAGTTCGCTCGCGAGGCGTTCCTGAAGGGGATGGACGAGGCATCGATCGTGCTCGGCGCGGTACTGATCGCCTCTGCCGTCGGGCTGGCCTTCTGGGCTCCGGGCCGCGAGCCGCGGAACTGA
- a CDS encoding TetR/AcrR family transcriptional regulator: MQVTRQQDRTGARAAMIDSAIALFRERGVAATSFADVLSRSGAPRGSIYYHFPEGKAQLVEEATRDAAGRLGAGIGRVLDSGDTATALRALVELWRRGLESGDYAVGCPIVSAALGNERGARDIAGVAFESWCAVIASKLVGEGVGPDRAETVAVLVVGALEGALVLAQAQRSSSPLDAVVGELERVCAEAVSG, from the coding sequence ATGCAGGTGACCAGGCAGCAGGATCGGACCGGCGCCCGCGCGGCGATGATCGACAGCGCGATCGCGCTCTTCCGAGAGCGTGGAGTGGCCGCCACCTCCTTCGCGGACGTCCTGTCACGCAGCGGTGCGCCGCGAGGCTCGATCTACTACCACTTCCCCGAGGGGAAGGCGCAGCTCGTCGAGGAGGCGACGCGCGATGCCGCCGGACGGCTCGGTGCCGGGATCGGCAGGGTTCTCGACTCGGGGGACACGGCGACCGCCCTGCGCGCGCTGGTGGAGCTGTGGCGCCGGGGGCTCGAGTCGGGCGACTACGCCGTGGGCTGTCCGATCGTGTCGGCGGCACTGGGGAACGAGCGCGGCGCCCGGGACATCGCGGGGGTGGCGTTCGAATCCTGGTGTGCGGTGATCGCGAGCAAGCTCGTGGGCGAGGGCGTCGGCCCCGACCGGGCGGAGACGGTCGCCGTGCTCGTGGTCGGCGCTCTCGAGGGTGCCCTGGTGCTGGCGCAGGCACAGCGCAGCTCGTCGCCGCTCGACGCCGTCGTGGGGGAGCTCGAAAGAGTCTGTGCAGAAGCAGTTTCCGGCTGA